One part of the uncultured Bacteroides sp. genome encodes these proteins:
- a CDS encoding TlpA disulfide reductase family protein, producing MNKVLKYLFCLFLIGVGTQVSAQQVKKTTETNVAADDRGYIVKVGDIAPDFELTLTDGKKVKLSQLRGKVVMLQFTASWCGVCRKEMPFIESDIWQKNKANGSFVLMGIDRDEPLKTVLDFAAQTKITYPLGLDPGADIFAKYADRKAGITRNVLIDRSGKIVKLTRLYNEEEFAGLVKEIENQLAK from the coding sequence ATGAATAAAGTCTTAAAGTATTTGTTCTGTTTGTTTTTAATTGGTGTAGGTACTCAGGTTAGTGCTCAGCAAGTAAAAAAAACTACAGAAACTAATGTTGCCGCTGACGATAGAGGTTACATTGTTAAAGTTGGCGATATTGCTCCCGATTTTGAACTAACTCTTACCGATGGAAAGAAAGTAAAATTGTCTCAATTAAGAGGCAAAGTTGTAATGTTACAGTTTACTGCCAGCTGGTGTGGTGTATGCCGCAAAGAGATGCCTTTTATAGAAAGTGATATCTGGCAGAAAAATAAAGCAAATGGAAGTTTTGTTTTGATGGGTATCGATAGAGATGAACCATTGAAAACAGTTCTTGATTTTGCCGCTCAAACAAAAATAACTTATCCGCTGGGATTGGATCCCGGAGCTGACATCTTTGCTAAGTATGCAGACCGAAAAGCCGGAATTACCCGCAATGTTCTTATAGACAGAAGTGGTAAAATTGTGAAGTTAACTCGCTTATATAATGAAGAAGAATTTGCCGGTTTGGTGAAGGAAATTGAAAATCAGTTGGCTAAATAA
- a CDS encoding DUF3575 domain-containing protein, protein MKTNMLASLLNRNLGKLLVVLSLLSCGTIVMAQRIALKTNTLYWATLSPNVEAEFRLSRHFTLDLGATANFSTKIDDNKLKFLQVAPELRYWFSRPMARHYVGLTTFAANYNLRLGNTCYDGDAVAAGFTYGFDWVISHRWNIETYVGAGLLKYRCFEYVNGDVKPLSLNTDKTMLAPLKLGVSISYLLF, encoded by the coding sequence ATGAAAACGAATATGTTAGCATCATTATTAAATAGAAATCTTGGTAAATTGCTTGTTGTTTTATCTTTGCTTTCATGTGGAACTATAGTTATGGCACAAAGAATAGCCCTGAAAACCAATACACTTTATTGGGCAACATTATCTCCAAATGTAGAAGCCGAGTTCCGTCTTTCCAGGCACTTTACTTTGGATTTGGGCGCAACAGCCAATTTCTCCACAAAGATTGATGACAACAAGTTGAAATTCTTGCAAGTTGCGCCCGAATTACGTTATTGGTTCAGTCGCCCTATGGCGCGTCATTATGTGGGGCTTACCACATTTGCAGCCAATTATAACCTTAGGCTAGGCAATACTTGTTATGATGGTGATGCTGTTGCAGCAGGTTTTACTTATGGTTTTGATTGGGTTATCAGTCACAGATGGAACATAGAGACTTATGTTGGAGCTGGTTTATTAAAATATCGTTGTTTTGAGTATGTCAATGGTGATGTAAAACCACTTTCTCTCAATACAGATAAAACAATGTTAGCTCCTTTAAAATTAGGAGTATCTATCTCTTATTTGTTGTTCTAA
- a CDS encoding EFR1 family ferrodoxin (N-terminal region resembles flavodoxins. C-terminal ferrodoxin region binds two 4Fe-4S clusters.), giving the protein MIFYFSGTGNSKWIASKVATYQKEKLISIAEEMIDLTNSFQYSLEDSEMVGFVFPVYSWAPPAIVMEFIKKISFTNYNNQYIFFICSCGDETGLTQKIMNEIVCKKEWSWKAGFSMIMPNNYVSLPGFDTDPKELEQKKLDDSVVEIKRINEILANRTENCFECKKGSFAFLKSRIINPLFNKYQVTAKPFHATDDCISCGLCEKHCPMHNVKVEGKPVWGDNCTSCLACYHICPRHAIHYGKATLKKHQYFHP; this is encoded by the coding sequence ATGATATTCTATTTTTCGGGAACTGGAAATTCAAAATGGATAGCCAGTAAAGTGGCTACTTATCAGAAAGAAAAGCTGATTTCCATTGCAGAGGAGATGATTGATCTAACTAATTCATTTCAATATTCTTTAGAAGATTCCGAAATGGTAGGTTTTGTTTTTCCTGTTTATTCATGGGCACCACCGGCCATAGTTATGGAGTTTATTAAAAAGATAAGCTTTACTAACTATAACAACCAATATATCTTTTTTATCTGTTCTTGTGGCGATGAAACCGGACTCACACAGAAAATTATGAATGAGATTGTCTGTAAGAAGGAGTGGAGCTGGAAAGCGGGCTTTTCGATGATTATGCCCAATAATTATGTCTCTTTACCAGGCTTTGATACCGATCCTAAAGAACTGGAACAGAAAAAACTGGATGATTCGGTTGTGGAAATAAAACGGATAAACGAGATTCTGGCCAATCGTACAGAAAACTGTTTTGAGTGCAAAAAGGGCAGCTTTGCTTTTTTAAAGAGCAGGATAATAAATCCGTTGTTTAACAAATACCAGGTTACGGCTAAGCCTTTCCATGCAACGGATGATTGCATCTCTTGTGGATTGTGTGAAAAGCATTGTCCAATGCACAATGTGAAAGTTGAAGGTAAACCTGTTTGGGGAGATAACTGCACTTCATGTCTGGCTTGTTATCATATTTGTCCCCGTCATGCCATTCATTACGGAAAAGCTACATTAAAAAAGCATCAGTATTTTCATCCTTAG
- a CDS encoding thiol protease/hemagglutinin PrtT, protein MKILKEKTALLISIFFVFSATVLAKPRTSNEALTIANSFKQKTQSTIKRMYSTSSLLKLAYTCTDNIATRSSEPNAYYYVFNVGENGGFIIISGDDQAKEILGYSGSGSFDINTIPPNCAAWLSFYQKELKALMKQPETNVISSQSLNIRGTTNYASTIYPLLGGIKWDQGTPYNNMCPIITDSTSERAVTGCIATAMVQVMKYHRWPVHGTGSNSYTPKDFSSPLSVDFSQATYDWDNMTDTYNSLSTQIQKDAVATIMYHAGVASFMNYGKSSGSSYYKMASALKNNFGYDINMQCYQRDYYSESEWINLIKAELNSQRPVLYRGATEDVGHEFVCDGYDSNNLFHINWGWSGSYDGYFELSALTPSSMGIYGFNYGQAIIIGVQKPTTTSTAYPFQLYLYTKIKSSATTVNRSDSFDISMEMYNMGLNKYSGNLGLALYNTNGLAGVIMKDTVADLNTNWGWSDLVLSSNIPSSIENGSYKLYPVSKGSEEAEWHTIRGKIGTPNYFNVSVTSSNVTISTPDVLPKLVLNSITTTGNLYEKKTGRFNVSITNTGGEYNSTLLLMLKSATNDTITQEICTIPVNIPTGETKSFYLTGDITKSAGQYYLYTMYDPENNSTNTVNYTSFENPLNVEILASPTELPIMTLDSKISLADTTIVRNSNVELTAHIKNTGGYFNNYLGAFVFPRAGGNSLISYGFQEVILDKNEEATFTFSGNFNFNSGQYQTQVRYWTGATWAKLNPNSNGVITFTIVDEATGIEQSTFERPLLYPNPATDKLYIQSDEMVKSIRITNLSGNQVLLIQPNTRGSITIPVSELSAGTYILQLTTDSGIKVSKFIKK, encoded by the coding sequence ATGAAAATATTAAAGGAAAAAACGGCATTGTTAATATCCATCTTTTTTGTATTTAGTGCAACTGTTTTAGCAAAGCCAAGAACTAGTAATGAGGCACTAACCATTGCTAATTCGTTTAAACAAAAGACTCAGAGTACAATTAAAAGGATGTATTCAACCAGCTCATTATTAAAGTTGGCATACACATGTACAGATAATATTGCTACTCGTTCGTCTGAGCCCAATGCTTACTATTATGTTTTTAATGTTGGAGAGAATGGTGGCTTTATCATTATTTCCGGTGATGATCAGGCAAAAGAGATTCTTGGATATTCAGGCAGTGGTAGTTTTGATATTAATACGATACCGCCCAATTGTGCTGCATGGCTTAGCTTCTATCAGAAAGAATTAAAAGCATTAATGAAACAGCCGGAAACGAATGTTATCTCATCACAATCTTTAAACATCCGGGGAACGACAAATTACGCATCAACAATATACCCGTTGCTGGGAGGAATAAAATGGGATCAGGGAACACCATATAATAATATGTGTCCGATAATTACTGATTCTACATCTGAAAGAGCTGTAACCGGATGTATCGCTACAGCAATGGTTCAGGTGATGAAGTATCATAGATGGCCCGTACATGGAACGGGATCAAACAGTTATACTCCCAAAGATTTTTCTTCGCCTCTAAGTGTAGATTTCTCGCAAGCAACCTACGACTGGGATAATATGACGGACACATATAACAGTTTAAGTACACAGATTCAAAAAGATGCAGTGGCTACAATTATGTATCATGCCGGGGTAGCATCTTTTATGAATTATGGGAAATCAAGCGGTTCAAGTTACTATAAGATGGCCAGTGCCTTAAAAAATAATTTCGGTTATGATATCAATATGCAATGTTATCAAAGAGACTATTATTCAGAATCTGAATGGATAAATCTAATTAAAGCAGAATTAAATTCTCAACGCCCTGTATTATACAGAGGAGCCACAGAAGATGTCGGACACGAGTTTGTGTGCGATGGGTATGACAGCAACAATTTATTTCATATTAACTGGGGATGGAGCGGCAGTTACGATGGATATTTTGAATTATCAGCGTTAACTCCTTCTTCAATGGGTATCTATGGATTTAATTATGGACAAGCCATTATTATTGGAGTGCAGAAGCCTACCACAACATCTACTGCATACCCTTTCCAGCTATATTTATACACAAAGATAAAAAGCTCGGCTACCACTGTAAACCGTTCTGATTCTTTTGATATTTCAATGGAAATGTATAATATGGGACTTAATAAATACAGTGGTAATCTTGGACTGGCATTATACAACACCAACGGGCTTGCCGGAGTAATAATGAAAGATACCGTAGCAGATCTTAATACCAACTGGGGATGGTCTGATCTTGTTTTATCTTCTAATATTCCGTCTTCAATAGAAAATGGAAGCTACAAACTTTACCCTGTATCAAAAGGTTCAGAAGAAGCAGAATGGCATACTATAAGAGGGAAAATAGGAACACCCAATTATTTCAATGTTTCTGTAACTTCTTCAAATGTTACCATCTCCACTCCGGATGTTCTTCCAAAACTTGTTCTGAACTCAATCACAACTACCGGTAATCTTTATGAGAAAAAAACCGGAAGGTTTAATGTAAGCATTACAAATACCGGAGGTGAATACAATTCAACATTGTTACTGATGCTAAAATCGGCAACCAATGATACTATTACTCAGGAGATCTGCACTATACCTGTTAATATACCTACAGGAGAAACTAAGAGTTTTTATCTAACCGGTGATATTACAAAATCTGCCGGACAATATTATTTGTACACCATGTACGATCCTGAGAATAATAGCACGAATACCGTAAATTATACTTCTTTTGAGAATCCTTTAAATGTTGAAATCCTGGCTTCACCTACAGAATTGCCAATAATGACACTTGATTCTAAAATTTCTTTAGCAGACACTACTATTGTTAGAAATAGTAATGTGGAACTAACGGCTCACATAAAAAATACCGGAGGATATTTCAATAACTATTTAGGAGCCTTTGTATTTCCAAGAGCTGGAGGTAATTCACTAATCAGCTATGGATTTCAGGAAGTTATTCTAGACAAGAACGAAGAAGCAACATTTACCTTCTCTGGTAATTTCAACTTTAATTCCGGTCAATATCAAACACAAGTCAGATATTGGACTGGGGCTACATGGGCAAAATTAAATCCTAATAGCAATGGGGTGATTACATTCACCATTGTTGATGAAGCTACAGGAATTGAACAGAGCACTTTTGAAAGGCCACTTCTCTACCCCAACCCTGCTACCGACAAACTTTATATTCAATCGGACGAGATGGTTAAGTCAATACGCATAACCAATCTTTCCGGAAATCAGGTTTTGTTGATACAACCAAATACTAGAGGCAGCATAACCATTCCTGTATCTGAGCTTAGCGCTGGTACTTATATTCTGCAATTAACAACCGATTCAGGAATAAAGGTTAGTAAATTCATCAAGAAATAG
- a CDS encoding carboxypeptidase-like regulatory domain-containing protein encodes MDQYDLENQVKEYRIKNLIFLFLLLILTPVNAQIINVRGTVLNEAGEPVVRVNVTNVKDNLSVSTNEDGQYTIKVKNNGQLKFTHMNYGTETVDVKGQLKINVVMKKKAQMIQEIVVSGKLKKKKDPVIEPTNIEIHGNWAIIRTSISPNVRFASDNRLVMQPYVFNETKNKKYFLKPISLDGREYNITQTRMYDFDIKHDPLADFIVKKEGKRIPYVDSLYMDNSNDSWRCDAVQSVEDYNRILYSDTAIIAKGLVNPLKFLKFKFGGELLSDSTLFPLDEPQLRDDRDEMRLKFPLGKSNLDLQDSATVKDLNLLKAKLKELETNPDAQLTSFEINGYASPEGNYERNKKLASERMGIAMKEILSVLSEGTRSNVTLKKTSDVDDWKSVADLMYKDSLTTQANEIKDIIQKYPKSIDTQGRKILKLPYFKTIAEKYLPKLRKVEYYFSFKVYRSLTAQEIRELYEKNYKDLTKFEFFKLYRSEKDSLKSEMIIRRALEVYPKFTAAACDLSALCLRRGAGDSKILEHFLGEKAPEQVNLNQLATLLYERQFSKADSLVDFIADNEKTRQIRAYTDVLNHRFNDENFEIVKSSGKLNEVVLLLAMKRNNTAYKESKALTDDTAENLYIKAICANRASKEAADINSNAMLYMEAMDLLKAAIEKDPSYNRIAENDADIIDLLKDVVSQNNKKNTSMKDGE; translated from the coding sequence ATGGACCAATACGATTTAGAAAATCAAGTGAAGGAATATCGGATTAAGAATTTGATATTCCTTTTTCTATTGTTAATTCTAACACCTGTAAATGCTCAGATAATAAACGTACGTGGAACTGTTCTTAATGAAGCAGGAGAGCCTGTTGTCCGAGTGAACGTTACAAACGTAAAAGATAATTTATCTGTGAGCACCAATGAGGATGGACAATATACCATCAAGGTAAAGAACAACGGACAGCTTAAGTTTACCCATATGAATTATGGCACAGAGACTGTGGATGTAAAAGGACAGCTGAAAATCAATGTTGTCATGAAGAAAAAGGCACAAATGATTCAGGAAATTGTTGTTAGCGGGAAATTAAAAAAGAAAAAAGATCCGGTTATTGAACCTACTAATATTGAAATTCATGGTAATTGGGCTATTATAAGAACCTCTATCAGTCCTAATGTGAGGTTTGCTTCAGATAATCGTTTGGTTATGCAACCTTACGTATTCAATGAAACAAAGAATAAAAAGTATTTTCTTAAACCAATTTCTTTGGATGGGCGAGAATATAATATCACTCAGACACGTATGTATGATTTTGATATTAAACACGATCCGCTTGCTGATTTTATAGTAAAGAAAGAAGGGAAGCGGATTCCATACGTGGATTCTCTTTATATGGATAACTCTAATGATTCCTGGCGTTGTGATGCAGTTCAATCGGTAGAGGATTATAATCGTATTCTTTATAGCGATACAGCGATAATAGCCAAAGGCTTAGTGAATCCTTTGAAATTCCTGAAGTTTAAATTTGGTGGTGAACTATTGAGCGATTCTACCCTATTCCCTTTAGATGAACCTCAGCTACGAGATGACAGAGATGAAATGCGTCTTAAATTCCCTCTTGGAAAGTCAAATTTGGATCTTCAGGATTCTGCTACTGTAAAGGATCTTAATTTGTTGAAAGCCAAGCTTAAGGAACTTGAAACTAATCCGGATGCGCAACTTACCTCTTTTGAAATTAACGGTTATGCCTCTCCTGAGGGTAATTATGAAAGAAACAAGAAGCTGGCTTCAGAGCGTATGGGTATTGCCATGAAGGAGATTTTGAGTGTTCTTTCGGAAGGCACACGTTCGAATGTTACTCTTAAAAAAACATCAGATGTAGACGATTGGAAGAGTGTTGCCGATTTGATGTATAAGGACTCTTTAACCACTCAAGCCAATGAGATTAAGGATATTATTCAGAAGTATCCGAAAAGTATTGATACACAGGGAAGAAAGATTCTTAAACTTCCTTATTTCAAAACCATAGCAGAGAAATATCTGCCTAAACTCCGTAAGGTTGAGTATTACTTTTCTTTTAAGGTCTATCGTTCTTTAACAGCTCAGGAAATCAGAGAGTTGTATGAAAAGAACTATAAGGATCTCACCAAGTTTGAATTCTTCAAGCTTTATAGAAGTGAAAAAGATTCATTAAAAAGTGAAATGATAATCAGACGGGCACTCGAGGTATATCCTAAATTCACAGCTGCAGCCTGTGATCTTTCGGCTCTTTGTTTGAGAAGAGGGGCTGGTGACTCTAAAATATTAGAACACTTTCTTGGTGAGAAAGCGCCTGAACAAGTTAATCTCAATCAGCTTGCTACATTGTTGTACGAAAGACAATTTTCCAAGGCCGATTCACTTGTTGATTTTATTGCAGACAATGAGAAAACGCGTCAGATAAGAGCGTATACAGATGTGCTGAATCATCGTTTTAATGATGAAAATTTTGAAATAGTCAAGTCTTCTGGCAAACTGAATGAGGTGGTGCTACTTTTGGCTATGAAAAGAAATAATACAGCTTATAAAGAGTCAAAAGCACTAACGGATGATACTGCTGAGAATCTTTATATAAAAGCTATTTGTGCAAACCGTGCATCAAAAGAGGCTGCTGACATAAACTCTAATGCAATGTTGTATATGGAAGCTATGGATTTACTGAAAGCTGCCATTGAAAAAGATCCTTCCTATAATCGTATAGCAGAAAATGATGCTGACATCATTGACTTGCTGAAAGATGTTGTTTCTCAAAATAATAAGAAAAATACATCTATGAAAGACGGAGAGTGA
- a CDS encoding heavy-metal-associated domain-containing protein has protein sequence MKTKLILSVFAIFFAINTVSAKDIKSLTLKVEDMMCEIHEAKITNMLRFEKGVKEIKTDVPSRIVIIKYDAEKNTPERLIKSFEKVKCTAVLVPDTTEKKTDK, from the coding sequence ATGAAAACAAAATTAATTCTTTCAGTTTTTGCAATCTTTTTTGCGATAAACACTGTTTCAGCAAAAGACATCAAAAGTTTAACTCTCAAAGTAGAGGATATGATGTGTGAGATTCACGAAGCAAAGATTACCAATATGCTTCGGTTTGAAAAAGGTGTAAAGGAGATAAAGACGGATGTACCTAGTCGCATTGTTATAATAAAATATGATGCCGAAAAGAATACTCCTGAAAGGCTCATAAAATCTTTTGAAAAAGTAAAATGTACAGCAGTACTGGTACCGGATACAACTGAAAAGAAAACCGATAAATAA
- a CDS encoding heavy-metal-associated domain-containing protein yields the protein MKTLKFKTSAMCSGCVATIGKSLNEIVKPEQWSFDLSSKDKVLTVETDKEAGEIIHQIEKAGYKAELL from the coding sequence ATGAAGACATTGAAATTTAAAACAAGTGCCATGTGCAGCGGATGTGTTGCCACTATTGGCAAAAGTCTGAACGAAATAGTGAAACCGGAACAATGGTCTTTTGATCTTTCTTCAAAAGATAAAGTTCTGACAGTGGAAACAGATAAAGAAGCCGGCGAAATTATCCACCAGATAGAAAAGGCTGGATACAAAGCAGAACTATTATAA
- a CDS encoding iron-containing alcohol dehydrogenase codes for MYNFTFQNPTKLVFGKGEIAQLSTLIPTEKKVMITFGGGSVKRNGVYEQVIAALKNHNCIEFWGIEPNPEVETVRKAVALGKENEIDFLLAVGGGSVLDGTKLIASALANPGIDPWEIVLQGRIETAIPYASVMTLPATGSEMNCGSVISCREKKEKYAFSTTFPEFSILDPEVTYSLPANQIACGLADIFVHVAEQYMTTAGQSRIMDRWAEGVLQTVIEIAPKIKVNQNDYDVMADYMLSATLALNSMISMGVTQDWATHMIGHELTALHGLTHGASLAIVYPGTLITLKDQKQSKILQYGERVLGITSGTESERINETISKTEAFFRSLGLATRLSEVGVGDETINLIAKRFNKIGVAYGEGRNITGDVAKQILLNCK; via the coding sequence ATGTACAATTTCACATTTCAGAATCCTACCAAATTAGTATTTGGCAAAGGAGAAATTGCTCAGCTTTCAACTCTTATTCCTACAGAAAAAAAGGTTATGATAACCTTTGGCGGAGGAAGCGTAAAGCGCAATGGAGTTTACGAACAAGTTATTGCGGCACTTAAAAATCATAATTGCATTGAATTTTGGGGCATTGAACCTAATCCCGAAGTCGAGACAGTACGTAAGGCTGTAGCTTTGGGCAAAGAAAATGAGATTGATTTCTTACTGGCAGTGGGCGGTGGTTCTGTACTCGACGGAACAAAGCTTATTGCCTCTGCTCTTGCCAATCCGGGTATCGACCCTTGGGAGATTGTGCTACAGGGAAGAATTGAAACTGCAATTCCTTACGCTTCGGTAATGACGCTTCCGGCTACCGGATCTGAAATGAATTGTGGTTCTGTAATTTCGTGCAGAGAGAAAAAAGAGAAATATGCATTTTCAACTACTTTCCCTGAATTTTCTATTCTTGATCCGGAAGTAACTTATTCTTTGCCAGCCAATCAGATAGCTTGCGGACTCGCTGATATTTTTGTTCATGTGGCCGAACAATACATGACTACAGCAGGACAATCACGCATCATGGACAGATGGGCCGAAGGAGTATTGCAGACTGTAATTGAAATAGCCCCAAAGATTAAAGTGAATCAGAATGATTATGATGTTATGGCAGATTATATGCTTTCTGCTACACTGGCTTTAAACAGCATGATAAGTATGGGTGTAACACAAGATTGGGCTACACACATGATTGGTCATGAACTGACTGCACTTCACGGTCTTACTCACGGTGCATCGTTGGCCATTGTTTACCCAGGCACTTTGATTACTTTGAAAGATCAAAAACAAAGTAAGATTCTGCAATACGGAGAACGTGTTCTTGGCATTACATCAGGTACTGAAAGCGAGCGTATAAATGAAACTATAAGTAAAACTGAAGCCTTTTTCCGTTCATTGGGATTAGCAACGCGACTTTCGGAAGTTGGTGTTGGCGATGAAACGATTAATCTGATAGCTAAACGTTTTAATAAAATAGGTGTTGCATACGGAGAAGGCCGGAACATAACCGGAGACGTTGCCAAACAAATATTACTGAATTGCAAGTAA
- a CDS encoding flavodoxin family protein, whose amino-acid sequence MKVLLVNGSPHKHGCTYTALEEVAAVLERNGIKTEIMHIGTKPISGCLACNTCKETGRCCIDDVVNYFLEKAENFDGYVFGSPVHFASASGMISSFMDRVFYGKTSHFANKPAAAVVSCRRGGATASFDQLNKYFSISNMPIVSSQYWNMVHGNTPEEVKQDLEGLQTMRTLGKNMAWLLKCIEAGKKAGIALPEREPAIKTNFIR is encoded by the coding sequence ATGAAAGTATTATTAGTAAATGGCAGTCCGCACAAGCATGGCTGCACTTACACAGCGCTTGAAGAAGTTGCTGCGGTTTTAGAAAGAAATGGTATAAAGACCGAAATTATGCACATCGGCACAAAACCAATTTCGGGATGCTTAGCCTGCAATACCTGTAAAGAGACAGGAAGATGCTGTATTGATGATGTCGTTAATTACTTCCTGGAAAAAGCTGAGAATTTTGATGGATATGTATTTGGTTCTCCGGTACATTTTGCATCTGCCTCAGGAATGATATCATCGTTTATGGATAGAGTGTTTTACGGTAAAACGTCTCACTTTGCCAATAAACCTGCTGCAGCAGTGGTTAGCTGCCGCCGAGGTGGAGCCACAGCTTCATTCGATCAGTTGAACAAATACTTTTCCATCAGTAATATGCCAATTGTTTCTTCACAATATTGGAATATGGTACATGGAAATACTCCCGAAGAGGTAAAACAAGATCTTGAAGGACTGCAAACCATGCGCACTCTTGGCAAAAATATGGCCTGGTTACTTAAATGCATTGAAGCAGGGAAAAAAGCCGGAATTGCATTACCTGAAAGGGAGCCGGCAATAAAAACTAATTTTATAAGATAA